A single window of Psychrobacter raelei DNA harbors:
- a CDS encoding RluA family pseudouridine synthase has translation MAISIETVNQLNLKEAARDTQFFKDFMTQVTVYEDEDLLLVDKPAGLLSIDGKDLKVSLLSRLERANPEVKLIHRLDMDTSGLMIFAKNKQAQTHISKQFIERIPQKEYQAIVQGTLAIPGKKGEINIPVRYEPSIKPKHVADPEWKKHALTHYEVLHHELRKGQPVTRVALHPVTGRSHQLRVHMVHLGHVIIGDPIYAEGEALSLAPRLNLHAHKLRLKHPTMNTWMAWESAVPF, from the coding sequence ATGGCAATCTCGATAGAAACTGTAAACCAATTAAACCTTAAAGAAGCGGCCCGTGACACTCAGTTTTTCAAAGACTTTATGACCCAAGTTACTGTCTATGAAGATGAGGATTTATTGTTGGTGGATAAGCCTGCCGGTCTTTTAAGCATCGATGGCAAGGACTTAAAGGTCAGCTTGCTTTCTCGCTTAGAGCGTGCCAATCCAGAAGTAAAACTCATTCATCGCTTGGATATGGACACCTCGGGGCTCATGATATTTGCCAAAAACAAACAGGCACAGACTCACATCAGTAAGCAGTTCATCGAGCGCATCCCGCAAAAGGAATACCAAGCGATTGTACAAGGCACGCTTGCCATACCTGGCAAAAAAGGCGAGATAAATATACCCGTACGTTATGAGCCAAGTATTAAGCCCAAGCACGTGGCCGACCCTGAGTGGAAAAAGCATGCGCTAACCCATTATGAGGTACTGCATCATGAGCTGCGCAAAGGCCAACCGGTAACCCGAGTGGCGCTACATCCTGTAACTGGTCGCAGCCATCAATTAAGGGTGCACATGGTGCATTTGGGCCATGTGATTATCGGTGATCCTATTTATGCCGAAGGTGAAGCGCTTAGCTTGGCGCCAAGGCTTAACCTACATGCCCATAAACTGCGCCTAAAACATCCCACTATGAACACTTGGATGGCCTGGGAGAGTGCAGTGCCATTTTAA
- the trxA gene encoding thioredoxin: MSDLIVNSTDSNFEQDVAQSDVPVLVDFWAAWCGPCKAIAPVLEELADDYNGKVKIVKIDVDENPETASRFGIRSIPTLMVFKGGEKVDTVMGLQPKSDLAALLDKHL; encoded by the coding sequence ATGTCAGATTTAATCGTTAATTCAACCGACTCAAACTTCGAACAAGATGTTGCTCAGTCTGATGTGCCTGTACTGGTAGATTTTTGGGCAGCGTGGTGTGGTCCTTGTAAAGCCATCGCGCCTGTACTAGAAGAGCTTGCTGATGACTACAATGGTAAAGTTAAAATTGTTAAGATTGATGTCGATGAAAACCCAGAAACTGCCAGCCGCTTCGGCATCCGTAGCATCCCAACTTTAATGGTATTTAAAGGTGGTGAAAAAGTAGATACAGTTATGGGTCTACAGCCAAAGTCAGATCTAGCCGCTTTACTAGACAAGCATCTATAA
- the rho gene encoding transcription termination factor Rho, which yields MNLTELKKNSVAELLNIAKEMGLDNLARSRKQDIIFAILKKHAKNGEAIYGDGVLEVLPDGFGFLRSSEGSYLAGPDDIYVSPSQIRRFSLKTGDSIAGTIRPPKDSERYFALLKVGEINFDTPDRSRHKLIFENLTPLFPTEQLKLEMGNGTTEDLTGRVIDLIAPIGKGQRSIIVAPPKAGKTVLLQTIAQSITRNNPECYLIVLLIDERPEEVTEMQRTVRGEVVASTFDEPPQRHVQVAEMVIEKAKRLVEHKQDVVILLDSITRLARAYNTVVPSSGKVLTGGVDANALAQPKRFFGAARNIEEGGSLTIISTALIDTGSKMDSVIFEEFKGTGNQEITLERDLAEKRVFPAINIKKSGTRREERLLDEDTLRKVWILRKLLQPMDGVQATEFLLDRLKEAKTNDDFFDQMKRKSQN from the coding sequence ATGAACCTGACTGAACTAAAAAAGAACTCCGTTGCTGAATTGCTAAATATAGCAAAAGAAATGGGGCTCGATAATTTGGCACGTAGCCGCAAACAAGACATCATCTTTGCTATTTTAAAAAAGCATGCCAAAAATGGTGAAGCCATTTACGGCGACGGGGTACTTGAAGTGCTTCCTGATGGATTTGGCTTCCTAAGATCTTCAGAAGGCTCTTATTTGGCTGGACCTGATGACATCTATGTAAGCCCAAGCCAAATCCGCCGCTTTAGCCTAAAAACAGGCGACTCTATTGCCGGCACCATCCGTCCACCAAAAGATTCAGAACGTTACTTTGCCTTACTTAAAGTGGGTGAAATCAACTTCGATACCCCAGATCGCTCACGTCACAAATTAATCTTCGAGAACTTAACCCCACTATTCCCCACCGAGCAATTAAAGCTTGAGATGGGCAATGGTACAACCGAAGACTTAACCGGACGTGTCATTGACTTAATCGCCCCTATTGGTAAAGGCCAGCGCTCCATTATCGTGGCGCCGCCCAAAGCCGGTAAAACTGTTCTACTACAAACCATCGCTCAATCTATTACCCGCAATAACCCTGAATGCTATCTGATTGTACTACTTATCGATGAGCGCCCAGAGGAAGTGACCGAAATGCAGCGTACTGTGCGCGGTGAAGTGGTTGCATCAACCTTTGATGAACCGCCACAGCGTCACGTTCAAGTGGCTGAGATGGTCATCGAAAAAGCCAAGCGCTTGGTAGAACATAAGCAAGATGTGGTGATTTTATTAGATTCAATTACCCGATTGGCTCGTGCCTATAACACTGTGGTGCCCTCATCAGGTAAAGTGTTGACTGGTGGTGTGGATGCCAACGCTCTAGCCCAGCCCAAGCGCTTCTTTGGTGCGGCACGTAATATCGAGGAAGGGGGCAGCTTAACCATCATTTCAACTGCGCTGATTGATACGGGCAGTAAAATGGACAGCGTTATCTTTGAAGAATTCAAAGGTACGGGTAACCAAGAGATTACCCTTGAGCGTGACTTAGCCGAAAAACGAGTATTCCCAGCCATTAATATCAAAAAATCAGGCACCCGCCGTGAGGAGCGCTTGCTTGACGAAGATACGCTGCGTAAAGTTTGGATTTTGCGTAAACTGCTACAGCCTATGGATGGCGTACAAGCCACTGAGTTCTTATTAGATCGCTTAAAAGAAGCCAAGACCAATGACGACTTTTTCGATCAAATGAAGCGCAAATCACAAAACTAA
- a CDS encoding YMGG-like glycine zipper-containing protein has product MKLAKTLALATMTSSALLMAGCNSTGGYNYNNMSNTAKGATAGAVAGALIKSKGDSKDIAKGAAVGAVLGGGTGYVIDHTN; this is encoded by the coding sequence ATGAAACTTGCCAAAACTTTAGCTCTCGCTACAATGACCAGCTCTGCTCTACTGATGGCAGGCTGTAACTCAACAGGTGGCTACAACTACAACAATATGAGCAATACTGCCAAAGGTGCCACAGCAGGCGCGGTTGCTGGTGCTCTTATTAAAAGTAAAGGCGACAGCAAAGATATCGCTAAAGGTGCTGCGGTAGGTGCTGTATTAGGTGGTGGTACCGGTTACGTTATCGACCACACTAACTAA
- the ypfJ gene encoding KPN_02809 family neutral zinc metallopeptidase yields the protein MKWRGRSGSSNVRMSGGKAAGGGIFGIIIGLVLWLVFGVNPMTAFQTGQSMTAGSSSSTQPLDDEGRDAQFVSVVLKDTEAVWQEVFQELGSRYQEPTLVLFNGSVNSACGSATSATGPFYCPGDQQVYLDTSFFAEMRHNLGITGDQQGSGDSENADKAGDFAQAYVIAHEVGHHVQTLLGTSQKVNEARRQLSEAQGNQLSVRQELQADCYAGVWANRNQQRVQFLEEGDIDEALQAASQIGDDRLAQASGRAVMPDNFTHGTSQQRVNWFTRGFQSGDIRNCDTFSGAI from the coding sequence ATGAAATGGCGTGGTAGAAGTGGCAGCTCAAACGTACGTATGAGTGGCGGTAAGGCTGCAGGTGGTGGTATCTTTGGTATTATTATTGGTTTGGTATTGTGGCTGGTATTTGGGGTGAACCCCATGACCGCTTTTCAGACAGGCCAATCTATGACAGCAGGCAGTAGCAGCAGCACGCAGCCTCTCGATGATGAAGGCCGCGATGCACAATTCGTATCTGTGGTATTAAAGGACACTGAAGCGGTTTGGCAAGAGGTATTTCAAGAACTAGGTAGCCGCTATCAGGAGCCTACCTTGGTGCTGTTCAATGGTAGTGTTAATTCAGCTTGCGGTAGTGCCACCTCAGCGACCGGCCCATTTTATTGCCCAGGCGATCAGCAAGTGTACTTGGACACCTCATTTTTTGCAGAAATGCGTCACAATTTAGGTATTACCGGCGATCAACAAGGATCAGGTGATTCTGAAAACGCAGACAAAGCAGGTGACTTTGCTCAAGCCTATGTCATTGCGCATGAGGTCGGCCACCACGTTCAAACCCTGCTTGGTACCTCACAAAAGGTAAATGAAGCACGCCGCCAATTGAGTGAAGCACAAGGCAATCAGCTCTCAGTTCGCCAAGAGTTACAGGCTGACTGTTATGCTGGGGTGTGGGCCAACCGCAATCAACAGCGCGTTCAGTTTTTGGAAGAGGGTGATATCGATGAGGCACTACAAGCGGCCAGTCAAATTGGCGATGATCGCTTAGCACAAGCCAGTGGCCGTGCTGTTATGCCTGATAACTTCACCCATGGTACCAGCCAGCAGCGCGTTAACTGGTTTACTCGTGGCTTTCAAAGTGGCGATATCCGTAATTGTGATACCTTCTCAGGAGCGATTTAG
- a CDS encoding integration host factor subunit alpha: MKAKNSETQTLTKADIIDHLVVKFGFTRQQGRMLVDSFFDEIYDNLVGGKDVKLSGFGNFILKDKKSRPGRNPKTGEEVEISARRVVTFKAGQKLRRQVDESQLQA, translated from the coding sequence ATGAAAGCAAAAAACTCAGAGACACAAACATTAACCAAAGCAGATATTATTGATCATTTGGTGGTTAAGTTTGGTTTTACCAGACAACAAGGCCGCATGCTAGTAGATTCATTTTTTGATGAAATCTATGATAATTTAGTAGGTGGTAAGGATGTTAAGCTATCAGGCTTTGGTAATTTTATTCTAAAAGATAAAAAAAGCCGGCCAGGACGCAATCCTAAGACGGGGGAGGAGGTAGAGATATCAGCTCGCCGTGTCGTCACTTTCAAAGCAGGTCAAAAATTACGCCGCCAAGTAGACGAAAGTCAGCTACAGGCATAA
- the pheT gene encoding phenylalanine--tRNA ligase subunit beta: MKISEQWLREWVNPNNDTQALADQLTMAGLEIDDIEAVAADFSGVVVGEVISVEQHPDADKLRVTQVNINSDAPLQIVCGAPNVRVGMRAPVATIGAKLPTADGQGFKIKKSKLRGVESQGMLCGASEIDLPDVVDGLLELPDDAPIGTDIREYLGLDNKILDISITPNRGDCFSVRGIAREIGVINGLPITAPEVTAQADEVQASQAVTVEATEACPRYLAQPVLEIDRSIETPDWMQKSLLQSGQRLHNFLVDVTNYVLLELGQPLHAFDADKIVGDIQVRMAKAGEQLELLNEQTVTLTGDELVIADDQGILALAGIMGGMRSSVSDSTTNIVLESAFFDQLAIAGRARRFGLHTDASQRFERGVDFELPLTALRRAVNLISSIAHGKAGQITVIEHSDKLPKRVPVQLPFNKVAEVIGIEIEKQRIIDILTQLEIDVEVSEQDGNTVFNCLPPSHRFDIEIKEDLIEEIARIYGYDNIPSTLPKLGVDMRYDDTADLTHRLKLAMVDAGYMEAISFSFSDEKIENILDDVNLGNLLALANPISSDLAVMRRTLLSSLIPCVQYNLNRQQPRVRFFETGLSFVGATIDELVQTPSLAIVATGDVYPEQAHSNRAMDFFDLKHDVEQLLPATLDESRISYQRSELAFLHPGQSAELLIDGEVVGWLGQLHPSVAQKLDLPSTWVAQLALAPILGQARAVQSITSPSKFPQVRRDIALLVDAEVSRQALSQSIRQAGGALLQQHWLFDVYQGEHTPQGMRSVAFALVWQDPAQTLSDDVVNDAMQKVIAALQTEHGAQLRDS, from the coding sequence ATGAAAATTAGCGAACAATGGTTACGCGAGTGGGTAAACCCCAATAATGATACCCAAGCTTTGGCCGACCAATTAACCATGGCAGGCCTTGAGATTGATGATATCGAAGCGGTCGCTGCCGACTTTAGTGGTGTGGTTGTGGGCGAGGTTATCAGTGTTGAGCAACATCCAGACGCTGACAAATTACGAGTGACTCAGGTCAATATCAACTCTGATGCGCCGCTACAAATCGTCTGCGGTGCGCCCAATGTACGAGTCGGTATGCGCGCGCCTGTGGCCACCATCGGTGCCAAGCTGCCTACCGCAGATGGTCAAGGCTTTAAAATTAAAAAAAGCAAGCTGCGCGGTGTGGAATCACAAGGTATGCTGTGCGGGGCATCAGAAATTGATCTGCCTGATGTGGTAGATGGTTTGCTTGAGCTGCCAGATGATGCGCCCATCGGCACAGACATTCGTGAGTATCTGGGTCTGGACAATAAGATATTAGACATCTCAATTACCCCAAACCGTGGTGATTGCTTTAGTGTGCGCGGTATCGCCCGTGAAATTGGCGTCATTAATGGTTTGCCAATTACCGCCCCAGAGGTTACGGCTCAAGCCGATGAAGTACAAGCATCACAAGCAGTAACTGTTGAGGCCACCGAGGCGTGCCCACGTTACTTAGCGCAGCCTGTACTTGAGATTGACCGTAGTATTGAGACACCAGATTGGATGCAAAAGTCCTTATTACAAAGTGGTCAGCGTTTACATAATTTTTTAGTAGATGTGACCAACTATGTCCTATTAGAGCTGGGTCAGCCGTTACATGCTTTTGATGCCGATAAGATTGTGGGCGATATTCAAGTACGTATGGCCAAAGCTGGTGAACAGCTAGAGCTGCTTAATGAGCAGACCGTAACTTTGACAGGTGACGAGTTGGTTATCGCGGATGACCAAGGCATCTTGGCCTTAGCGGGTATTATGGGTGGTATGCGAAGTAGTGTGAGCGATAGCACCACCAATATTGTGTTAGAAAGTGCATTTTTTGATCAATTGGCCATAGCCGGTCGTGCTCGCCGGTTTGGCTTACACACGGATGCCTCACAGCGCTTCGAGCGTGGGGTGGACTTTGAGCTGCCATTGACGGCGCTGCGCCGTGCAGTAAATTTAATCAGCAGCATAGCTCACGGCAAAGCCGGTCAAATTACCGTCATTGAACACAGTGATAAACTGCCAAAACGGGTACCTGTACAGCTGCCTTTTAATAAAGTTGCAGAAGTTATTGGCATTGAGATAGAAAAACAGCGTATTATTGACATACTCACTCAGCTTGAGATTGACGTTGAAGTGAGCGAGCAAGATGGCAATACCGTATTTAATTGCTTGCCACCAAGCCACCGCTTTGATATTGAAATCAAAGAAGATTTGATTGAAGAGATTGCCCGCATCTACGGTTATGACAATATTCCAAGTACCTTGCCTAAGCTAGGCGTGGACATGCGTTATGATGACACCGCTGACTTAACCCATCGCTTAAAACTGGCGATGGTAGATGCCGGTTATATGGAAGCCATCAGCTTTAGCTTTAGTGATGAAAAGATTGAAAATATCTTAGATGACGTCAATTTGGGTAACTTATTGGCATTGGCCAATCCCATTTCATCAGATTTAGCCGTCATGCGTCGCACCTTGCTATCAAGCCTAATCCCTTGTGTGCAATATAATTTGAACCGTCAGCAGCCTCGGGTGCGCTTCTTTGAGACGGGTCTAAGCTTTGTGGGGGCTACCATAGATGAACTGGTGCAAACGCCAAGCTTAGCTATTGTGGCCACAGGTGATGTATATCCTGAACAGGCGCACAGCAATCGTGCTATGGACTTCTTCGACCTTAAGCATGATGTTGAGCAGTTGCTACCTGCAACACTGGATGAATCACGTATCAGCTATCAGCGTAGTGAGTTGGCATTTTTACACCCAGGCCAAAGTGCTGAGCTGTTAATTGATGGTGAAGTGGTGGGCTGGCTGGGTCAATTACACCCCAGTGTGGCACAGAAGCTTGATTTGCCAAGCACTTGGGTGGCGCAGTTGGCATTGGCCCCAATTTTGGGTCAAGCGCGCGCTGTTCAAAGCATCACTAGCCCATCGAAGTTCCCCCAAGTGCGCCGAGATATTGCTTTATTGGTGGATGCTGAAGTTTCACGTCAGGCCTTGTCTCAAAGCATTCGCCAAGCTGGTGGCGCGTTATTGCAACAGCATTGGTTATTTGATGTTTATCAAGGTGAGCATACACCACAGGGCATGCGTTCAGTAGCCTTTGCCTTAGTATGGCAAGACCCTGCTCAGACTTTATCTGATGACGTGGTCAATGATGCGATGCAAAAAGTGATTGCTGCACTACAAACTGAGCATGGGGCACAGTTAAGAGACAGCTAA
- the pheS gene encoding phenylalanine--tRNA ligase subunit alpha produces the protein MTQSDVSPNNTSSTQDSTATHTASESKRGLTELIASLPSLSDVLSELTEAELQDYAQAAQSAVSEIATSADLQQMRVNLTGKKSALTQWSKQMGKLDAEAKKTMGGWLHQLRTQITDSLNAQQQVLEQAALTAKLNAERLDISLPARGQQKGQLHPVTMTAQRMQQFFMQAGFNVATGPEVESDYYNFEALNIPSHHPARAMHDTFYFDAHYLLRTHTSPVQIRTMESGEPPIRIICPGRVYRCDSDQTHSPMFHQLEGLMVTERTTFAELKGLINEFLAAFFGKPLTVRFRPSFFPFTEPSAEVDILADNGKWLEVMGCGMVHPKVLTNCGIDAEKYTGFAFGMGIERFAMLYYGIDDLRLFFQNDVRFLRQFG, from the coding sequence ATGACTCAATCTGACGTTTCACCTAATAACACCTCATCTACTCAAGACAGCACGGCTACCCATACGGCCTCTGAGAGTAAACGTGGCTTAACTGAGCTTATCGCCAGTTTGCCAAGCTTATCGGATGTTTTAAGCGAGTTAACCGAAGCTGAGTTGCAAGACTACGCTCAAGCGGCGCAGTCGGCCGTAAGTGAGATTGCAACCAGTGCTGATCTGCAGCAGATGCGGGTGAATCTAACCGGTAAAAAAAGCGCCTTAACCCAGTGGTCAAAACAGATGGGCAAGCTTGATGCTGAGGCCAAAAAGACCATGGGCGGCTGGCTACACCAGCTGCGTACCCAGATTACCGACAGCCTTAATGCTCAGCAGCAAGTTTTAGAGCAAGCAGCATTGACCGCTAAGCTAAATGCAGAGCGTCTCGATATCAGCTTGCCGGCCCGTGGCCAACAAAAAGGTCAGCTGCATCCAGTGACCATGACTGCGCAGCGCATGCAGCAATTTTTTATGCAAGCAGGCTTTAACGTGGCGACTGGCCCTGAAGTAGAAAGCGATTATTATAACTTCGAGGCGCTCAATATTCCGTCGCACCATCCGGCGCGTGCCATGCACGATACTTTCTACTTTGATGCCCATTACTTGCTGCGTACACACACCAGTCCGGTACAAATTCGCACGATGGAGTCGGGTGAGCCACCAATTCGTATTATTTGTCCTGGCCGTGTTTACCGCTGCGACTCAGACCAAACCCATTCACCTATGTTCCATCAATTAGAGGGGCTAATGGTCACTGAGCGTACCACTTTCGCTGAGCTCAAAGGTTTAATTAACGAGTTCTTAGCTGCCTTCTTTGGTAAGCCGCTTACAGTGCGATTTCGTCCCTCATTCTTCCCCTTCACTGAGCCCTCAGCAGAGGTGGATATCTTAGCGGACAACGGCAAATGGCTTGAGGTGATGGGCTGCGGTATGGTACACCCAAAAGTATTGACCAACTGTGGTATTGATGCCGAAAAATATACAGGCTTTGCCTTTGGTATGGGTATTGAGCGCTTTGCAATGCTGTATTACGGTATTGATGACTTGCGTTTATTCTTCCAAAACGATGTGCGTTTTTTACGCCAGTTTGGCTAA
- the rplT gene encoding 50S ribosomal protein L20: protein MARVKRGVQANRRHKKILKRAKGYYGARSRVYRVAVQAVTKAGQYAYRDRRNKKRTFRRLWIARINAGARLNGLSYSRFINGLKKANIEIDRRVLADIAMHDAAAFTALTEKAKAALA, encoded by the coding sequence ATGGCCCGTGTAAAACGTGGTGTTCAAGCAAACCGTCGTCACAAAAAAATCTTAAAGCGCGCTAAAGGTTATTACGGCGCTCGTTCACGTGTTTATCGCGTAGCGGTTCAAGCTGTAACTAAAGCTGGCCAATATGCTTATCGTGACCGTCGCAACAAAAAACGTACTTTCCGTCGTCTTTGGATTGCTCGTATCAACGCTGGTGCACGTTTAAATGGCTTAAGCTATAGCCGTTTCATCAATGGTCTGAAAAAAGCAAACATCGAAATCGATCGCCGTGTACTAGCTGACATCGCTATGCATGACGCTGCTGCATTCACTGCATTGACTGAAAAAGCAAAAGCTGCCTTAGCTTAA
- the rpmI gene encoding 50S ribosomal protein L35 gives MKVKMKTKRGAAKRFKKTANGFKRKQAFKRHILTKKSPKRIRQLRGTKLVHVADVAAVRRMCPYI, from the coding sequence ATGAAAGTTAAAATGAAAACAAAACGTGGTGCTGCTAAGCGTTTCAAAAAAACTGCTAACGGCTTCAAGCGCAAACAAGCGTTCAAACGTCACATTCTGACCAAAAAGTCTCCTAAACGTATTCGCCAATTACGTGGTACTAAACTGGTGCACGTTGCTGATGTAGCTGCGGTTCGCCGTATGTGCCCATACATCTAA
- the hisI gene encoding phosphoribosyl-AMP cyclohydrolase, whose amino-acid sequence MSSHNTQTAKPQQMTDANTAWLEQVTFTADGLIPAIAQDKDSGEILMMAWMNKEALHLTAQTKTAVYFSRSRGKLWHKGESSGHTQIVHDIHLDCDADVIVLTVTQIGDIACHTGRRSCFYRKLDLSGGAPSWQTVAPVLKDPDAIYGTTASESANDIIAAQHTAQDGSTDTYAQPASHTQAHSVLQQLDAVLVARKKADANSSYVASLYAKGLNKILEKVGEEAVESIIAAKDLAALSQVSAPNTQNSEPLDEVQQALSDDLIYEIADVWFHTLVTLAWFNIGSDRILAELARRFGLSGIEEKNSRSH is encoded by the coding sequence ATGTCCTCTCACAATACGCAAACTGCCAAGCCACAACAGATGACAGATGCCAATACCGCTTGGTTAGAACAAGTAACTTTTACCGCTGATGGCCTCATTCCCGCCATTGCACAAGACAAAGACAGCGGCGAAATCCTAATGATGGCTTGGATGAATAAAGAGGCATTGCATCTGACTGCGCAGACCAAAACTGCCGTGTATTTTTCACGCTCGCGCGGTAAGCTGTGGCACAAGGGGGAGAGCTCAGGGCACACTCAAATTGTGCATGACATTCATCTAGATTGTGACGCGGATGTGATTGTACTGACCGTCACCCAAATTGGGGATATTGCTTGTCACACAGGACGCAGATCGTGCTTTTATCGTAAGCTTGATCTATCCGGTGGGGCGCCAAGTTGGCAGACCGTCGCTCCGGTATTAAAAGATCCTGACGCCATCTATGGCACTACTGCATCTGAGTCTGCCAATGATATAATAGCGGCTCAGCATACTGCTCAAGATGGCAGTACTGACACCTATGCGCAGCCAGCATCACACACACAAGCTCACAGCGTATTACAACAGCTAGATGCGGTATTAGTGGCGCGCAAAAAGGCCGATGCCAACAGCTCCTATGTGGCAAGCCTTTATGCCAAAGGTCTTAATAAGATTTTGGAAAAAGTAGGTGAAGAAGCAGTAGAGAGCATTATTGCGGCCAAAGACTTGGCTGCGCTAAGCCAGGTGTCTGCACCTAATACCCAAAACTCTGAGCCGCTAGATGAGGTACAGCAAGCCTTAAGCGATGATTTGATCTATGAGATTGCTGATGTGTGGTTTCACACTTTGGTCACATTGGCATGGTTTAATATCGGGTCCGATCGCATACTGGCTGAGTTGGCGCGCCGCTTTGGCCTCTCAGGCATCGAAGAGAAAAATAGCCGCTCCCATTAA
- the tatA gene encoding twin-arginine translocase TatA/TatE family subunit: MSLSPMQLLIILGIALLIFGTSKLKNAGKDLGGAVKGFKDAVKDEEDAHAKSKIEPKVIDHEASTHPEVKVDEVKIKAEDTHQS; this comes from the coding sequence ATGAGCTTATCTCCCATGCAGTTACTAATTATTCTGGGTATTGCACTGTTGATTTTTGGCACCTCAAAGCTAAAAAATGCTGGTAAAGATTTAGGCGGCGCGGTCAAAGGCTTCAAAGATGCGGTAAAAGATGAAGAAGACGCCCACGCCAAAAGCAAGATTGAACCCAAAGTTATCGACCACGAAGCCTCTACGCACCCTGAGGTGAAAGTGGATGAGGTAAAAATCAAAGCTGAAGACACGCATCAATCCTAA
- the tatB gene encoding Sec-independent protein translocase protein TatB, with protein MFDFSFYEMLVFGIIALIVLGPEKLPQAVRTVGTYYSKFRRTVGTLKAEMEAELDLAETRQLMQKELEKIRLAEAEMQKEMDELRGSMKEFEQQKSQLQQTLNSASFASSTDTSVEVEASSTLSDSNQNIAEKAASKQKASERLEKPWVHPVANATTMGQSHSDYAYAPSAATAYIDPQDLDSSQANITDTDTAAQQNQLPLTRPWENMWFLLGDYDRARRLPPAPFVPDYKAIPLLYDTAAGHSTKVGP; from the coding sequence ATGTTTGACTTTAGTTTTTATGAAATGTTGGTGTTCGGCATCATCGCACTCATTGTCTTGGGGCCAGAAAAATTGCCCCAAGCAGTACGTACGGTCGGCACTTACTACTCTAAGTTTCGCCGCACTGTAGGCACCTTGAAAGCTGAGATGGAGGCAGAACTTGATTTGGCCGAAACCCGTCAGCTGATGCAAAAGGAGCTGGAAAAAATTCGTCTTGCCGAGGCTGAGATGCAAAAGGAGATGGACGAGCTGCGCGGTAGTATGAAAGAGTTTGAGCAACAAAAATCGCAGCTACAGCAAACCTTAAACAGCGCAAGCTTTGCCTCCTCTACAGATACCTCTGTTGAAGTAGAGGCATCAAGTACGTTGAGCGATTCTAATCAGAACATCGCTGAAAAGGCTGCCAGCAAACAAAAGGCATCAGAGCGCTTAGAAAAACCATGGGTGCATCCGGTAGCCAATGCCACTACGATGGGCCAATCTCATTCAGATTATGCTTATGCACCCTCAGCTGCCACTGCTTATATAGACCCTCAAGACCTAGATAGCAGCCAAGCCAACATTACTGATACTGATACTGCAGCTCAGCAAAATCAGCTGCCGCTTACCAGACCTTGGGAGAACATGTGGTTTTTGTTGGGAGATTATGACCGAGCCCGGCGGCTACCGCCAGCACCCTTTGTTCCTGACTATAAGGCCATTCCCCTGCTATATGATACAGCAGCTGGGCACAGCACTAAGGTGGGACCATGA